One region of Quercus lobata isolate SW786 chromosome 2, ValleyOak3.0 Primary Assembly, whole genome shotgun sequence genomic DNA includes:
- the LOC115975009 gene encoding potassium channel AKT1-like codes for MKMWTLIHRKKFDGALGPSICVMEQGRDSRAETEDQPVPTPREVDISHYSLNAGILPPLGNIARTTRRVKLRRFIISPFDPHYRLWETYLVLLVFYTAWVSPFEFGFLEQKIKGPLAITDNVVNGFFAIDIVLTFFVAYLDKTSYLLVDNPKQIAWRYTRTWLLFDVISTIPYELARSILPSSLEAYGYFNLLRLWRLRRVSKMFSRLEKDRNFNYFWVRCSKLIFVTLFAVHAAACCFYLIAARNSNPSHTWIALSLDNFHDQSIWIRYVTSMYWSITTLSTTGYGDLHATNTKEMVFDIFYMLFNLGLTSYLIGNMTNLVVHGTSRTRKFRDTIQAASSFAQRNHLPIRLQEQMIDNLCLKYRTNSEGLHQQEILDSLPKAIQSSISHFLFYPLVDNLYLFRGVSHDLLFQLVSEMKAEYFPPKEDVILQNEAPTDFYLLVTGAVELIVQKNGLEQTVGEARTGDIVGEIGMLCYRPQLFTVRTKRLCQLLRLNRTAFLNIVQAHVGDGTIIMNNLLQHLKDIRNPFMEEVLTDTENMLARGRMDLPLSLCFAANRDDDLLLHQLLKRGSDPNEVEDGGRTALHIAASKGSEHCVVLLLEYGADPNITDSEGNVPLWEAMLGGHESLIKILMDNRAEISSGDVGLFACTAVEQNNLELLKDIVKYRGDVTVPRSNGSTALHAAVCEGNTEIVKFLLDQGAEIDKPDFNGWTPRALADHQGHEDIKDLFQTKPEEVKKPPTIPVRMKPNVSFPNKYQSEPMMPPYLHESTPPPREVRWSENRPRRRPNNFHNSLIGVMSAANAGGGDPIPSGGSFRSTQSVSSYPARVTLSCPEKGEVAGKLVLLPDSLQELLDIGAKKFGFLPNKVVTKEGAQVEDIELIRDGDHLVLVSDDGIGS; via the exons ATGAAAATGTGGACGCTGATACATAGGAAGAAGTTTGACGGGGCGTTAGGACCATCAATTTGCGTGATGGAACAAGGAAGAGATAGCAGAGCAGAGACAGAGGATCAGCCAGTTCCCACTCCCAGAGAGGTTGATATCAGCCATTACAGCCTCAATGCCGGTATTCTTCCTCCTCTTGGCAACATCGCCCGCACCACCCGCCGTGTCAAACTCCGCCGCTTCATCATCTCCCCATTTGATCCCCACTACAG GCTTTGGGAGACATATCTGGTGTTGCTAGTGTTCTACACGGCTTGGGTATCTCCATTTGAATTTGGATTCCTTGAGCAAAAAATAAAGGGACCTCTGGCTATAACCGATAATGTTGTGAATGGATTTTTCGCCATTGACATTGTATTGACCTTCTTTGTTGCATACCTTGACAAAACATCTTATCTTCTCGTCGACAACCCAAAGCAGATTGCATGGAGGTACACAAGGACATGGTTGCTGTTTGATGTCATCTCTACAATTCCTTATGAACTTGCTCGGAGTATATTGCCCTCTTCTCTTGAGGCATATGGTTACTTCAATTTGCTCCGCCTATGGCGTCTCCGTAGAGTCAGCAAAATGTTTTCCAG ATTGGAAAAAGACAGGAACTTTAATTACTTTTGGGTTCGATGCTCAAAACTTATATTT GTTACTCTCTTCGCAGTTCATGCTGCTGCCTGCTGCTTCTATCTTATTGCTGCGCGTAATTCAAACCCAAGTCATACATGGATTGCACTTTCTCTGGATAACTTTCATGACCAGAGCATATGGATTCGATATGTGACCTCAATGTACTGGTCCATAACCACTCTTTCAACCACAGGCTATGGTGATTTGCATGCCACAAATACCAAGGAGATGGTATTCGACATCTTCTACATGCTCTTTAACCTTGGTCTAACATCATATTTAATTGGAAATATGACCAACTTGGTTGTCCATGGGACCAGTCGAACAAGGAAATTT AGGGACACTATTCAAGCAGCCTCGAGTTTTGCACAAAGGAACCACCTACCTATCCGCCTACAAGAGCAGATGATTGATAATTTGTGTTTGAAGTACAGAACTAATTCAGAAGGGCTGCATCAGCAAGAGATTCTTGATTCCCTTCCTAAAGCCATTCAATCTAGTATCTCACACTTTCTCTTCTATCCACTTGTTGACAACCTCTACTTGTTCCGTGGGGTATCACATGACTTACTTTTCCAACTG GTCTCTGAGATGAAGGCTGAATATTTTCCTCCCAAGGAAGATGTAATTTTGCAGAATGAAGCACCCACAGACTTTTATTTACTGGTTACTGGTGCTGTG GAATTAATTGTGCAAAAGAATGGATTAGAGCAG ACTGTTGGTGAGGCTAGGACAGGAGATATTGTTGGTGAGATAGGCATGCTCTGTTACAGGCCTCAACTGTTTACAGTTCGGACCAAACGATTGTGTCAGCTGCTGCGTTTGAACCGTACtgcttttttaaatattgttcaGGCACATGTTGGAGATGGGACAATAATCATGAACAATCTTCTTCAG CATTTGAAAGATATACGGAATCCATTTATGGAAGAAGTTCTGACAGATACAGAGAACATGCTGGCTCGGGGCAGAATGGATTTGCCCCTTAGTTTATGCTTTGCAGCAAATAGAGATGATGATTTATTGTTGCATCAGTTGCTGAAGCGTGGTTCAGATCCAAATGAAGTGGAAGATGGTGGACGGACGGCACTG CATATTGCGGCATCTAAAGGAAGTGAGCATTGTGTAGTTCTACTTCTAGAGTATGGAGCAGATCCTAACATCACAG ATTCAGAAGGAAATGTTCCCTTATGGGAAGCAATGTTGGGGGGGCATGAATCCTTGATTAAAATTCTCATGGACAACAGGGCAGAGATATCTTCTGGTGATGTGGGTCTTTTTGCATGCACTGCTGTGGAGCAAAACAACTTAGAATTGCTCAAGGACATTGTCAAATATCGTGGGGACGTAACAGTGCCTAGGAGCAATGGGAGCACAGCTCTTCATGCGGCAGTATGTGAAGGAAATACTGAAATAGTTAAGTTCCTGTTGGACCAAGGAGCTGAAATTGATAAGCCGGATTTCAATGGATGGACCCCTAGGGCTTTGGCAGATCATCAAGGTCATGAAGACATAAAGGACTTATTCCAGACCAAGCCAGAAGAGGTCAAGAAACCACCAACTATCCCGGTTAGAATGAAGCCAAATGTGTCATTCCCTAATAAGTACCAGAGTGAGCCCATGATGCCCCCATATCTCCATGAAAGCACTCCACCTCCCAGGGAAGTGAGATGGTCAGAAAATCGTCCAAGGCGAAGGCCTAACAATTTTCACAATTCACTTATTGGGGTCATGTCAGCTGCTAACGCTG gTGGAGGAGACCCTATCCCATCAGGAGGCAGTTTTCGTAGTACTCAGAGTGTGAGCAGCTACCCGGCTAGGGTGACTCTTAGTTGCCCCGAGAAAGGTGAAGTTGCTGGAAAGCTTGTGCTTCTGCCTGATTCACTTCAAGAACTACTTGATATTGGTGCCAAAAAATTTGGGTTCTTACCAAACAAAGTTGTAACAAAAGAAGGAGCTCAAGTTGAAGATATAGAACTTATTAGAGATGGCGATCATCTTGTTCTTGTTAGTGATGATGGAATTGGCAGTTGA
- the LOC115975010 gene encoding probable boron transporter 7, with protein sequence MVIKRVLFQSMFGFRTFAGGFFLKICTTMGNIRTPFKGIIKDIKGRAACYKEDWELCSGIRILAPTTYIFFASALPVIAFGEQLSRDTDGSLSTVETLASTALCGIIHSIIGGQPLLILGVAEPTVIMYTYLYKFCKGRPELGSKLYLAWAGWVCVWTALLLFLLAIFNACSIITRFTRIVAELFGMLIAVLFMQEAVKGLISEFSIPKAENTALEKYKFQWLYLNGLLAILFSFGLLFTALKSRRARSWRYGTGWLRGIIADYGVLLMVLFWSALAFAVPGKVPDGVPRRLFCPLPWESASLYHWTVIKDMGKVPLSYIFAAFVPAIMIAGLYFFDHSVASQMAQQKEFNLQKPSAYHYDILLLGLMTLICGLLGLPPSNGVLPQSPMHTKSLAVLKRQGIRKKMMKHAKECIKHHATNSEIYGKMEAVFMEMETAPTTKELENLKEAVMKADDGGDAKGKFDPEKYIDAYLPVRVNEQRMSNLFQSLLVGVSICAISVIKMVPTSVLWGYFAYMAIDSLPGNQFWERILLLFITPERRYKVLEGSHASFVESVPFKCIATFTLFQIVYFLVCFGVTWIPIAGILFPLPFFLLVSIRQHLLPKLFEPYYLQELDASEYEEIAGAPQRTRSLSIVGKELPDSGSEAGESSEEFYDSEILDKITTNRGEVKLRTVSFSELSGLPR encoded by the exons atggTAATAAAAAGGGTGCTTTTTCAGAGTATGTTTGGGTTCAGAACATTTGCAGGAggatttttcctcaaaatttgtACGA CAATGGGAAACATCAGAACTCCATTCAAGGGGATAATTAAAGATATCAAAGGAAGGGCTGCATGCTATAAGGAAGACTGGGAACTTTGCTCAGGCATTAG GATATTGGCTCCAACGACCTATATCTTCTTTGCTTCTGCTCTCCCAGTTATTGCCTTTGGGGAACAACTGAGTAGGGATACAG ATGGAAGCTTAAGCACAGTGGAAACATTAGCTTCTACTGCTCTTTGTGGAATCATCCACTCAATTATTGGTGGACAGCCTTTGTTGATTTTAGGAGTTGCAGAACCCACGGTTATAATGTACACTTATTTGTACAAGTTCTGTAAAGGACGGCCAGAGTTGGGGAGCAAGCTGTATTTAGCTTGGGCTGGGTG GGTTTGTGTCTGGACAGCACTCCTGCTGTTTCTTCTTGCAATATTCAATGCATGTTCCATCATCACTAGATTTACAAGGATAGTGGCGGAACTTTTTGGAATGTTAATTGCTGTTCTTTTCATGCAAGAGGCTGTCAAG GGATTGATCAGTGAATTCAGTATTCCCAAAGCTGAAAATACCGCATTGGAAAAGTACAAATTCCAGTGGCTGTATTTAAATGGGTTACTTGCCATCCTTTTCTCATTTGGTCTACTCTTCACTGCACTTAAGAGCAGAAGAGCAAGATCATGGAGATACGGCACAg GGTGGTTGAGAGGAATCATTGCAGACTATGGGGTTCTCCTTATGGTCTTGTTCTGGTCAGCATTGGCTTTTGCTGTACCCGGTAAAGTTCCGGATGGAGTTCCTAGAAGGCTCTTTTGTCCACTTCCCTGGGAATCTGCATCATTGTACCATTGGACAGTGATCAAG GATATGGGAAAGGTCCCACTTTCGTACATTTTTGCCGCCTTTGTACCAGCAATTATGATAGCAGGTCTATACTTCTTTGACCACAGCGTAGCTTCTCAGATGGCACAACAGAAGGAGTTTAACCTCCAAAAACCTTCTGCATACCATTATGATATCTTATTGCTTGGACTAATG ACTTTGATTTGTGGGTTGCTTGGACTTCCTCCTTCGAATGGAGTGCTCCCGCAGTCCCCAATGCACACTAAGAGTCTGGCAGTTCTCAAGAGGCAG GGGATCCGAAAGAAGATGATGAAGCATGCCAAGGAATGTATCAAACATCATGCGACCAACTCTGAAATCTATGGAAAGATGGAAGCTGTATTCATGGAAATGGAAACAGCTCCAACT ACCAAAGAGTTGGAAAACTTGAAGGAGGCTGTAATGAAAGCTGATGATGGGGGAGATGCAAAGGGAAAATTTGATCCAGAGAAATACATTGATGCTTATTTGCCTGTCCGGGTTAATGAACAAAGAATGAGCAACTTGTTTCAGTCCCTCCTTGTGGGTGTATCAATATGTGCTATCTCTGTAATCAAAATGGTACCTACCTCAGTTCTTTGGGGATACTTTGCCTACATGGCCATTGATAGTCTCCCAGGAAATCAGTTCTGGGAAAGGATCTTGCTCCTCTTCATCACTCCCGAACGTCGTTACAA AGTCTTGGAAGGCTCTCATGCTTCATTTGTGGAGTCGGTACCATTCAAGTGCATTGCTACATTTACACTCTTCCAAATTGTATATTTTCTGGTCTGTTTCGGTGTGACATGGATACCTATAGCTGGAATTTTGTTTCCGTTGCCATTCTTCCTTCTCGTAAGCATAAGACAACACCTACTTCCCAAGCTGTTCGAGCCTTACTATCTTCAGGAACTAGATGCTTCTGAGTACGAGGAAATTGCTGGTGCCCCACAGCGTACCCGAAGTCTCTCAATTGTG GGAAAAGAACTACCTGATTCTGGTAGCGAGGCTGGGGAGAGTTCAGAAGAATTCTATGATTCTGAGATTTTGGATAAGATAACAACCAATAGAGGGGAGGTCAAACTTAGAACTGTAAGCTTCAGTGAACTTTCAG GTTTACCCAGATGA